In Gossypium arboreum isolate Shixiya-1 chromosome 5, ASM2569848v2, whole genome shotgun sequence, a single genomic region encodes these proteins:
- the LOC108456243 gene encoding probable jasmonic acid carboxyl methyltransferase 2 codes for MEVVQVLHMNKGNGDTSYAKNSTVQRKIISFGKTIIEEALLELSSNYDIDSMGISDLGCSMGPNTLSVISEIMDIVRATSGHLRRPVPEFRLFFNDLYSNDFNYLFMLLPAFYKMLKEEKGIGSQCFISGVPGSFYGRLLPSNSLHFVYSFSSLHWLSQVPVGLESYAVKHLNKGKVYISKSSPQSVVNAYSSQFQADFSQFIKSRSQELVPGGRMVLSFLGRKSIDPTTEDGCYQWELLAEALMSLVKEGLIEEEKVASFNAPYYAPCAEELKVEILKEGSFIINRLEAFEVDWDGGAVADTHTEQGKMMVGERVAKTIRAVVESMLESHFRMGQDTMDVLFIKFAEIVGNHLSKTRTKYINFVISLVRKC; via the exons ATGGAAGTAGTGCAAGTGCTTCACATGAACAAAGGGAATGGCGATACTAGTTATGCAAAGAACTCCACTGTTCAG AGGAAAATCATATCTTTCGGGAAAACCATCATTGAAGAAGCATTACTAGAACTCTCAAGCAACTATGATATAGATAGCATGGGAATCTCAGACTTGGGTTGCTCCATGGGACCCAACACCTTGTCGGTTATCTCGGAGATAATGGACATAGTACGAGCGACGAGCGGTCACCTCAGGCGCCCGGTGCCGGAGTTTAGGCTTTTCTTTAACGACCTTTATAGCAACGATTTCAATTACTTATTCATGTTGTTACCGGCATTCTACAAGATGCTGAAAGAAGAGAAGGGTATTGGATCCCAGTGCTTCATATCGGGTGTCCCAGGTTCTTTCTATGGCAGATTGCTCCCTAGCAACAGCCTCCACTTCGTCTACTCTTTTTCCAGTCTCCATTGGCTCTCCCAG GTTCCGGTGGGGCTGGAGAGCTATGCCGTGAAGCATTTAAATAAAGGAAAAGTGTATATCTCAAAGAGCAGCCCGCAAAGCGTGGTGAATGCTTATTCATCGCAGTTCCAGGCTGATTTTTCACAGTTCATAAAGTCACGTTCCCAGGAGTTGGTCCCAGGTGGCCGCATGGTCCTTTCTTTCCTGGGCAGGAAATCCATTGATCCCACAACCGAAGATGGGTGCTATCAGTGGGAATTGTTAGCCGAAGCATTGATGAGCCTGGTCAAAGAG GGTTTAATTGAAGAGGAAAAAGTAGCGTCATTCAATGCACCGTACTATGCTCCGTGTGCGGAGGAACTAAAGGTGGAGATACTAAAGGAAGGGTCATTCATAATTAATCGGTTGGAAGCATTTGAAGTGGACTGGGATGGAGGCGCGGTTGCTGACACCCATACTGAACAAGGGAAAATGATGGTGGGAGAGCGAGTGGCTAAAACCATCAGAGCGGTGGTGGAATCGATGTTGGAATCCCACTTCCGAATGGGACAAGATACGATGGATGTTTTATTCATCAAGTTCGCGGAGATTGTTGGGAATCACTTGTCAAAGACTAGAACCAAGTATATAAATTTCGTGATTTCACTGGTTAGAAAGTGCTAG
- the LOC108456170 gene encoding uncharacterized protein LOC108456170, with protein sequence MPSFEFDNVKAEKQDALWRYKMERKLRMGLSFIGFLLVLFLLSWPLYPTLIPDTVEVAGDFLRYLVSTFNKPLFTFVLLNFIILAVFVLSTQNQTQKLTTTPDIYDEYVSSRRCMQTSAVSTSAPVTEETTVDKQIILVENAAALNSRAKPQRTTTGTGRDTVTETKRSLSPVKEQHQPTENRTVTRTKPLCSTTEMMNQKEYRRTRSMVSESRNQRPREFRRSETAMFSRELVVTDAEPPRKSMDEMSSEEFRSIVDSFIAEKKKTLMQENTAHYTRRKEKCMSIVVKN encoded by the coding sequence ATGCCTTCCTTTGAATTTGATAATGTTAAGGCAGAGAAGCAAGATGCTTTGTGGAGATACAAGATGGAGAGGAAGTTGAGGATGGGGCTTAGCTTCATCGGGTTTCTCTTGGTTTTGTTTTTGCTGTCGTGGCCCTTGTACCCAACTTTGATTCCTGACACCGTCGAGGTTGCCGGAGATTTTCTCCGATATTTGGTTTCCACTTTTAATAAGCCACTCTTCACTTTTGTCCTCCTAAACTTCATCATCCTCGCTGTTTTTGTTTTGTCTACCCAAAACCAGACCCAGAAACTAACCACCACTCCCGATATCTACGACGAGTACGTTAGCTCTCGCCGGTGTATGCAAACATCGGCAGTCTCCACCTCAGCTCCCGTCACGGAAGAGACCACGGTCGACAAGCAAATCATTCTGGTGGAAAATGCGGCTGCTCTAAATTCTCGAGCCAAGCCGCAACGTACGACTACTGGCACTGGCCGTGATACTGTTACAGAGACGAAACGTTCCCTCTCACCAGTTAAAGAACAACATCAACCTACTGAGAACCGGACAGTGACACGTACAAAGCCTCTCTGTTCTACAACCGaaatgatgaatcaaaaggagtACCGAAGAACTCGATCAATGGTTTCAGAATCCCGAAACCAACGACCCCGGGAGTTTCGGAGGTCGGAGACGGCTATGTTCAGCCGAGAACTGGTGGTTACAGATGCTGAGCCGCCGAGGAAATCAATGGACGAGATGAGCAGCGAAGAGTTTCGGTCGATAGTAGACAGTTTCATCGCTGAGAAAAAGAAAACTCTGATGCAAGAAAACACCGCCCATTACACTAGGAGAAAAGAGAAGTGCATGTCAATTGTGGTTAAGAATTAA